In the Myxococcus fulvus genome, one interval contains:
- a CDS encoding response regulator transcription factor, translating to MIRLNSEEQRILADLEALLVEAEPGSESLPMVLEALRDTLKAERAVAYGVDVGPDRYHVSYSHSSGFPQPTEAVFDALETFLSDRESLWGWYDPARPAPAQRNRALHFRSLQESEARQMPLHDLPAYEVGRRLGLSEAELEAQRDRVNVRSGAVYRQLGMERMAFLRTLVCEGPALLGWMGLMREEPFTEREQRVLQALTPALQRRLTMETRLRESGLMSTALEVAMEALGRAAWVVSRSGRVVHANSAGRVWLDRGEPELMEQLRRGAQGVPCSGPLTLTPLRTPGLPPHYLAIDTGTASSAAARVQALAARWSLTARESEVLTHIVQGETNKSIAGRLGCAERTVEVHVTHLLAKAHVESRSALIARFFQTS from the coding sequence TTGATTCGTTTGAATTCCGAGGAACAGCGTATCCTGGCGGACCTGGAGGCCCTGCTCGTCGAAGCGGAGCCGGGGTCTGAGTCCCTGCCCATGGTCCTGGAGGCATTGCGCGACACGCTCAAGGCGGAGCGCGCGGTGGCCTACGGCGTGGATGTGGGACCTGACCGCTACCACGTCAGCTACTCCCACAGCTCGGGTTTCCCGCAGCCGACGGAGGCGGTCTTCGACGCGCTGGAGACCTTCCTGTCGGACCGGGAGAGTCTTTGGGGATGGTATGACCCCGCACGTCCCGCGCCCGCACAGCGCAACCGGGCGCTGCACTTCCGCTCGCTCCAGGAGTCCGAGGCGCGGCAGATGCCCTTGCATGACCTGCCCGCGTATGAGGTGGGGCGGCGTCTGGGATTGAGCGAGGCGGAGCTGGAGGCGCAGCGAGACCGCGTCAACGTGCGCTCCGGCGCGGTGTATCGCCAGCTCGGCATGGAGCGCATGGCCTTCCTGCGCACGCTGGTGTGCGAGGGCCCCGCGCTCCTGGGCTGGATGGGATTGATGCGCGAGGAGCCCTTCACCGAGCGCGAGCAGCGCGTGCTCCAGGCGCTGACGCCCGCGCTGCAGCGGCGGCTGACGATGGAGACGCGGCTGCGCGAGTCGGGGCTGATGTCCACCGCGCTGGAGGTGGCGATGGAGGCCCTCGGGCGCGCCGCCTGGGTGGTCAGCCGCAGCGGCCGCGTGGTGCACGCCAACAGCGCGGGTCGGGTGTGGCTGGACCGTGGGGAGCCGGAGCTGATGGAGCAGCTGCGCCGGGGCGCGCAGGGGGTGCCGTGTTCGGGCCCGCTGACGCTCACGCCGCTGCGCACCCCCGGGCTGCCTCCGCACTACCTGGCCATCGACACGGGCACGGCCTCGAGCGCCGCGGCGCGGGTGCAGGCCCTGGCCGCGCGCTGGTCGCTCACCGCGCGCGAGTCGGAGGTGCTCACGCACATCGTCCAGGGCGAGACGAACAAGTCCATCGCCGGCAGGCTGGGCTGCGCCGAGCGCACCGTCGAGGTCCACGTCACGCACCTGCTCGCCAAGGCCCACGTGGAGAGCCGCTCGGCCCTCATCGCGCGCTTCTTCCAGACGTCCTGA
- the traA gene encoding outer membrane exchange protein TraA family protein: MCLLASPAWGQKLPDVVVSGPPIVPALNENGQGLCVASNVWTRAVNEFPQSRGTYIDVINGFFEEPASRQSRVTTVLRTPFDLSNNLNDGRTLSYGDFEGQATLPGCSVGGCSFNVINDEDDTTPFVSRFRGYLNIPASLAGQVLHFGFYADDAISLVIYDRTQSYTVINRPPQLGLPTWRTTNSVTFTVPGLYAVEIIYAQVSEHAALELSMRTGAFTDFERAANQAPIVNLYTSGFQLLQPAQFFQTENGLPAYAGSPNRCEQCNRADANSQGNSTCGTSYYCNSAALCAPCDSALFCGASCTRCGPSSPYCANLNGVTQCVACTEDSQCPNGRCDLTDNTCRGCNGDEDCPDTGRCDLATNQCSGCNDDDDCPGSTVCDEPTATCVPCTEDAHCPNGQVCATDLNECRECNDDSQCPRGEVCSNHQCGPCATDDACAGNSCNCCPNGTQCAALTPGASPSCVECTTDDQCAEGQKCDPLNGTCVAAIPECNTAEACGPACAKCPGERPFCLDGQVCVQCRTDLECGDGQFCLSGECSSCTTDRHCGSRCEACDVDAPFCLSDGSVQNSACVGCRNNDDCGSGQCNPTTRTCENAGACAVTCDAGLVCDGAACVECFADAHCPCGGTCDTANKTCSESCEDSNDCLGVQHCSAKTQQCERGRRKPGTDPQGGAFCCGTTEDATPAGSATILFLLAAGLLLLRSHRRVR, from the coding sequence GTGTGCCTCCTGGCTTCCCCTGCCTGGGGCCAGAAGCTACCCGACGTCGTCGTCTCCGGGCCGCCCATCGTCCCCGCACTGAACGAGAACGGACAGGGCCTGTGTGTCGCGTCCAATGTGTGGACCCGTGCCGTCAATGAGTTCCCCCAGAGCCGGGGCACGTACATCGACGTCATCAACGGGTTCTTCGAGGAGCCGGCGAGCAGGCAGAGTCGGGTCACCACCGTACTCCGTACGCCGTTCGATCTATCCAACAACCTCAACGACGGACGAACGCTGAGCTACGGCGATTTCGAGGGCCAAGCCACATTACCGGGATGCTCGGTTGGCGGATGCAGCTTCAACGTCATCAACGATGAAGATGACACCACGCCCTTCGTCTCTCGGTTTCGCGGGTACCTGAATATCCCTGCAAGCCTTGCTGGCCAGGTACTGCATTTCGGCTTCTACGCTGACGATGCCATCAGTCTCGTCATCTACGACCGAACGCAATCCTATACGGTCATCAATCGCCCCCCGCAGCTTGGTCTCCCGACATGGCGAACCACGAACTCCGTCACCTTCACCGTGCCGGGGCTCTACGCCGTGGAGATCATCTACGCCCAGGTCAGCGAGCACGCTGCGCTTGAGCTGTCCATGCGTACGGGAGCGTTCACTGACTTCGAGCGCGCCGCGAATCAGGCGCCCATCGTCAATCTCTACACCTCGGGCTTCCAGTTGCTCCAGCCCGCGCAGTTCTTCCAGACGGAGAACGGCCTCCCCGCGTACGCCGGTTCCCCCAATCGCTGTGAGCAGTGCAACCGCGCGGACGCGAACTCCCAAGGTAACAGCACCTGCGGTACCTCCTACTACTGCAACAGCGCCGCGCTCTGCGCACCCTGCGACTCCGCGCTCTTCTGCGGCGCGTCCTGCACCCGCTGTGGCCCCTCCTCCCCCTACTGCGCCAACCTGAACGGCGTCACCCAGTGCGTGGCCTGCACGGAGGACTCACAGTGCCCGAACGGCCGCTGTGACCTGACCGATAACACCTGCCGCGGATGTAACGGTGACGAGGACTGCCCGGACACCGGCCGCTGTGACCTCGCGACCAACCAGTGCTCCGGCTGCAACGATGACGACGACTGCCCGGGGAGCACCGTCTGCGACGAGCCCACCGCCACCTGCGTCCCCTGCACCGAGGACGCCCACTGTCCCAACGGTCAGGTCTGCGCGACCGACCTCAATGAGTGCCGCGAGTGCAACGATGACTCGCAGTGCCCTCGCGGAGAGGTCTGCAGCAATCACCAGTGCGGCCCCTGCGCCACCGATGACGCCTGCGCCGGCAACTCCTGCAACTGCTGCCCCAACGGCACCCAGTGCGCGGCCCTGACGCCCGGCGCCTCGCCCTCGTGCGTGGAGTGCACCACCGACGACCAGTGCGCCGAGGGCCAGAAGTGCGACCCGCTCAACGGCACCTGCGTCGCCGCCATCCCCGAGTGCAACACCGCCGAGGCCTGCGGTCCCGCCTGCGCCAAGTGCCCCGGCGAGCGCCCCTTCTGTCTCGACGGCCAGGTCTGCGTCCAATGCCGCACCGACCTCGAGTGTGGTGACGGCCAGTTCTGCCTCAGCGGTGAATGCAGCTCGTGCACGACCGACAGGCACTGCGGCTCGCGCTGCGAGGCCTGCGACGTGGACGCGCCCTTCTGCCTCTCCGACGGCTCGGTCCAGAACAGCGCGTGCGTGGGTTGTCGCAACAATGACGACTGCGGCAGCGGCCAGTGCAACCCCACCACGCGCACCTGCGAGAACGCCGGCGCCTGCGCGGTGACGTGTGACGCGGGCCTCGTCTGCGACGGCGCCGCCTGCGTGGAGTGCTTCGCCGACGCCCACTGCCCCTGCGGCGGGACGTGCGACACCGCGAACAAGACCTGCTCCGAGTCCTGCGAGGACAGCAACGACTGCCTCGGAGTCCAGCACTGCTCCGCCAAGACACAGCAGTGCGAGCGAGGCCGTCGCAAGCCCGGCACCGACCCTCAGGGCGGCGCCTTCTGCTGCGGCACCACCGAGGACGCCACGCCGGCCGGCAGCGCCACCATCCTCTTCCTGCTCGCCGCGGGCCTCCTGCTCCTGCGCTCCCACCGCCGCGTCCGATGA
- a CDS encoding GTPase, translating into MRDPYTLRDALASALDALPSAERFPDPSDADLARRLAERLRRDLLPRLGSADAPLLLVAIAGPNNVGKSTLFNALVGASLSPARPEGGLTKQCLAAAHPETWTGALKDFLTRRYDTVPVASGESAPVDQPGPSGRLYLVLAEDVPRGLLVMDTPDFDSVYRENRERAEALLVTVDVLVFVVSRQTYQNAALVDFLRAAVGHGRPYLLVYNEASREEVARGHLDKLAADVGHPPLARYLAPHQPEVEAGLRPLATVPLDGKPALGSLLGEAEHARELKARALEASLADARAEMGAVALAAGRAASEPERLRQRLRHELEGVGAAAALKAVPADVLIDAFRDELDARSQFHKWVRLPFRGLATALTYVSRKVRQSFTGPEPEGTETPTRTVDATLTDGVRRLVDAFAPEVAAWRGDPATRELLAESFGPVTLAKLEEPLGFEALHAHAADRATLYAYCRDLVAAELQGGMREELLQAMTTLVYSVPSGAAAVVTVATGGFGHDAVVWAGTLLSTPLMERFVDLLGAQVRARVTRKWADAHGATLARALEARFFSGVLGHLDGLAEEWNHTATRLEATRAELA; encoded by the coding sequence ATGCGAGACCCCTACACCCTGCGTGACGCGCTCGCGTCCGCCCTGGACGCCCTCCCCTCCGCCGAGCGGTTCCCGGACCCCTCCGACGCGGACCTGGCCCGCCGGCTGGCGGAGCGGCTGCGGCGTGACTTGCTGCCCCGCCTCGGCTCGGCGGACGCGCCCCTGCTGCTGGTGGCCATCGCCGGCCCCAACAATGTCGGCAAGTCCACGCTGTTCAACGCGCTGGTGGGTGCGTCGCTGTCGCCCGCGAGGCCCGAGGGAGGACTGACGAAGCAGTGTCTGGCGGCGGCCCACCCGGAGACCTGGACGGGCGCGCTGAAGGACTTCCTCACCCGCCGCTACGACACGGTGCCCGTCGCGTCGGGAGAGTCGGCGCCGGTGGACCAGCCGGGGCCCTCCGGCCGGCTGTACCTGGTGCTGGCCGAGGACGTGCCGCGCGGGCTGCTCGTCATGGACACGCCGGACTTCGACAGCGTGTACCGCGAGAATCGCGAGCGCGCCGAGGCGCTGCTCGTCACGGTGGACGTGCTCGTGTTCGTGGTGAGCCGGCAGACGTACCAGAACGCGGCGCTGGTGGACTTCCTGCGCGCGGCGGTGGGCCATGGGCGGCCGTACCTGCTCGTCTACAACGAGGCCTCTCGCGAGGAGGTGGCGCGCGGGCACCTGGACAAGCTGGCTGCGGATGTCGGCCATCCGCCGCTCGCGCGCTACCTGGCGCCGCACCAGCCGGAGGTGGAGGCGGGCCTGCGTCCGCTCGCGACGGTGCCGCTGGATGGGAAGCCCGCGCTGGGCTCGCTCCTCGGAGAGGCCGAGCACGCGCGCGAGCTGAAGGCCCGGGCGCTGGAGGCCTCGCTCGCGGATGCCCGCGCGGAGATGGGCGCGGTGGCGCTCGCGGCGGGGCGCGCGGCGAGCGAGCCGGAGCGGTTGAGGCAACGGCTGCGTCACGAGCTCGAGGGCGTGGGCGCGGCGGCGGCCTTGAAGGCGGTGCCCGCGGACGTGCTCATCGATGCGTTCCGCGACGAGCTGGATGCGCGCAGCCAGTTCCACAAGTGGGTGCGGCTGCCGTTCCGGGGGCTGGCCACGGCGCTGACGTACGTGAGCCGCAAGGTGCGGCAGTCCTTCACGGGGCCGGAGCCCGAGGGGACCGAGACGCCGACGCGCACGGTGGACGCGACGTTGACGGATGGGGTGCGGCGGCTGGTGGACGCCTTCGCGCCGGAGGTCGCCGCGTGGCGAGGGGACCCGGCGACGCGCGAGCTGCTGGCGGAGTCCTTCGGGCCGGTGACGCTGGCGAAGCTGGAGGAGCCGCTGGGCTTCGAGGCCCTGCATGCCCACGCGGCGGACCGCGCGACGCTGTACGCGTACTGTCGCGACCTGGTGGCGGCCGAGCTGCAGGGGGGCATGCGCGAGGAGCTGCTCCAGGCGATGACGACGCTGGTGTACTCGGTGCCGTCGGGCGCGGCGGCGGTGGTGACGGTGGCCACGGGAGGCTTCGGGCATGACGCGGTGGTGTGGGCGGGGACGCTCCTGTCCACGCCGCTGATGGAGCGCTTCGTGGACCTGCTGGGCGCGCAGGTGCGTGCCCGCGTCACCCGCAAGTGGGCGGACGCGCACGGCGCCACGCTGGCCCGGGCGCTGGAGGCGCGGTTCTTCTCGGGCGTGCTCGGGCACCTCGACGGGCTGGCGGAGGAGTGGAACCACACGGCGACGCGGCTGGAGGCGACCCGGGCCGAGCTGGCGTGA
- a CDS encoding thioredoxin family protein produces MRTLVASLLLWGLVGCTAANTNTPVSTEAAHAGAPLPFIEDDYARALAEAKAKGIPLFVDVWAPWCHTCRSMKAYVLSDKSLARHADRFVWLEVNTDLTQNAAFQEKFPIEFWPTLYVIDPRAEKPLLRFAGSATVSQLEKLFEDGERAYKGGVTGAEALLARGDALHAEGRSTEAIETLTEALAEAPADWSRRGRALESLMTAMYGAMQVEPCAKKALELLPGTPRSLSWANAAMFGLMCAVSMPEDAAGVKELRAGLEAKVVDAMGAPVIEMSGDDRSGLYEARLMAREVAKDEAGKKVLAEEWLTFLEAEAAKAPNPEARTVFDSHRMGAAMKLGTPERAIPALEQSEKDLPQDYNPPARLATLYRTVGRLDDALAASDRALARVQGSRRLSVMSGRVDILVARKDTAAAVKTLEEALAFAKTLPAVQTSPRMVKNLEKKLAGLQAEAQPAPK; encoded by the coding sequence ATGCGCACCCTTGTCGCCAGCCTGCTGCTATGGGGGCTCGTCGGCTGCACCGCCGCGAACACGAACACGCCCGTGTCCACGGAAGCGGCGCACGCCGGAGCTCCCCTGCCGTTCATCGAGGATGACTACGCCCGAGCCCTCGCGGAAGCGAAGGCGAAGGGGATTCCCCTCTTCGTCGACGTCTGGGCGCCGTGGTGCCACACCTGTCGCTCCATGAAGGCGTACGTCCTGTCGGACAAGTCGCTGGCGCGCCACGCCGACCGCTTCGTCTGGCTGGAGGTGAACACCGACCTGACCCAGAACGCGGCGTTCCAGGAGAAGTTCCCCATCGAGTTCTGGCCCACGCTGTACGTCATCGACCCGCGCGCGGAGAAGCCGCTCCTGCGCTTCGCGGGCAGCGCCACCGTGTCGCAGCTGGAGAAGCTCTTCGAGGACGGCGAGCGCGCCTACAAGGGCGGCGTCACCGGCGCGGAGGCGCTGCTGGCTCGCGGTGACGCGCTCCATGCCGAGGGCCGCTCCACCGAAGCGATAGAGACGCTGACGGAGGCCCTGGCCGAGGCGCCCGCCGACTGGTCCCGCCGGGGGCGCGCCCTGGAGTCGCTCATGACGGCGATGTACGGCGCGATGCAGGTGGAGCCCTGCGCGAAGAAGGCGCTTGAGCTGCTGCCGGGCACGCCCCGCTCGCTGTCGTGGGCCAACGCCGCGATGTTCGGCCTGATGTGCGCGGTGTCCATGCCCGAGGACGCGGCCGGGGTGAAAGAGCTGCGCGCTGGGCTGGAGGCCAAGGTGGTGGACGCCATGGGGGCTCCCGTCATCGAGATGTCCGGTGATGACCGCTCGGGGCTGTACGAGGCGCGCCTCATGGCGCGCGAGGTGGCCAAGGACGAGGCCGGCAAGAAGGTCCTCGCCGAGGAGTGGCTGACCTTCCTGGAGGCCGAGGCCGCCAAGGCCCCCAACCCCGAGGCCCGCACCGTCTTCGACTCGCACCGCATGGGCGCGGCCATGAAGCTGGGCACGCCCGAGCGCGCCATCCCCGCGCTGGAGCAGAGCGAGAAGGACCTGCCCCAGGACTACAACCCGCCCGCGCGCCTGGCCACGCTGTACCGGACCGTGGGACGGCTGGACGACGCGCTCGCCGCGAGCGACCGCGCGCTGGCCCGGGTGCAGGGCTCGCGTCGGCTCAGCGTGATGTCCGGCCGGGTCGACATCCTCGTCGCGCGCAAGGACACCGCCGCCGCGGTGAAGACGCTGGAGGAGGCCCTCGCCTTCGCCAAGACGTTGCCCGCCGTGCAGACGTCGCCGCGCATGGTGAAGAACCTGGAGAAGAAGCTCGCCGGTCTCCAGGCCGAGGCCCAGCCCGCGCCCAAGTAG
- a CDS encoding metallophosphoesterase — protein sequence MGGVNDSSALRLQAARARARHALGSGPFSAPPDGVPRRRRLVMGDPQADFDKVLGILDHHGLLNAEGWLLPEVQLVSVGDHFDWGPPEERQRAADSALALVAWLSAHPADQVTLLLGNHDLGRVGELAGFDAASFATAQAEADRVYQKGHTDEAGEKAFLERWPQVPTAELVARDFSNFREPQRTWVEFLLRARRFRTAHAAGPGLVVLHAGVTREDLDLVGLSPERHADADAVARALNGAVDDAVARWKDGPLEVPHLHQPGDAARGEGTGIFYHRPSLKPDDAERTRQTPRRRFDPRRLPAGLTQVVGHTRDKRVLELMGVTNLMPRDGVVRNLVTDGVRVDCAHGAPPPPRDTQAALVFVDGGMSHCPVESYELFDLDTRAAAARTTAR from the coding sequence ATGGGTGGAGTGAACGACTCCTCGGCCCTCCGCCTCCAGGCCGCCCGCGCCCGCGCTCGACACGCGCTGGGCTCGGGCCCCTTCTCCGCCCCACCTGATGGTGTCCCCCGGCGTCGCCGCCTCGTGATGGGGGACCCGCAGGCGGACTTCGACAAGGTGCTGGGCATCCTCGACCACCACGGCCTGTTGAACGCGGAGGGCTGGCTCCTGCCCGAGGTCCAGCTCGTCTCGGTGGGAGACCACTTCGACTGGGGTCCGCCCGAGGAGCGTCAGCGCGCCGCGGACAGCGCGCTGGCCCTGGTGGCGTGGCTCTCCGCGCACCCGGCGGACCAGGTCACCCTGCTGCTCGGCAACCACGATTTGGGCCGCGTGGGCGAGCTGGCGGGCTTCGACGCGGCGAGCTTCGCCACCGCGCAAGCGGAGGCGGACCGCGTCTACCAGAAGGGCCACACGGACGAGGCCGGCGAGAAGGCCTTCCTGGAGCGCTGGCCCCAGGTGCCCACCGCGGAGCTGGTGGCGCGTGACTTCAGCAACTTCCGTGAGCCACAGCGCACGTGGGTGGAGTTCCTCCTGCGCGCGCGGCGCTTCCGGACCGCCCACGCCGCGGGCCCCGGGCTCGTCGTGCTCCACGCGGGCGTCACGCGGGAGGACCTGGACCTGGTGGGGCTTTCCCCCGAGCGGCACGCGGACGCGGACGCGGTGGCTCGCGCGCTCAACGGCGCGGTGGATGACGCGGTGGCTCGGTGGAAGGACGGACCGCTGGAGGTGCCCCACCTGCACCAGCCGGGCGACGCCGCGCGGGGTGAGGGCACGGGCATCTTCTACCACCGCCCCAGCCTGAAGCCCGACGACGCCGAGCGCACCCGACAGACGCCGCGCCGACGCTTCGACCCGAGGCGACTGCCCGCGGGGCTCACCCAGGTGGTGGGCCACACGCGTGACAAGCGGGTGCTGGAGTTGATGGGCGTCACGAACCTGATGCCGCGCGACGGCGTGGTGCGAAATCTGGTGACGGATGGGGTTCGGGTGGACTGCGCACACGGCGCGCCGCCGCCACCGCGAGACACCCAGGCGGCGCTGGTCTTCGTCGACGGAGGCATGAGCCACTGCCCCGTCGAGTCCTACGAGCTGTTCGACCTGGACACGCGCGCCGCCGCCGCTCGGACGACGGCGCGCTGA
- a CDS encoding DUF4105 domain-containing protein, producing MSRHGVWLVVLLALPAWARADEDSLAARVHALSRVGLVLRDAAARDAVLVREVEAGLQSLPPAMRRFPGGPLELVLHAESAPLGLGDGTETRPDWSEGHARFHLYQYAPSKDRRATLRLSRLKDEEAERLWRRRAVVHAVTQRWEDVFAWSRQTRWRRLSGWMKPFERPLVWKEQARLHYAGAFSRERGQHSAALDLVTFAEELFVPVESLRGDALSVDEQVRCQEFSKTRALTELLESSGLGTGSARAPCPAFDAWAERDLLSHLEVLMVAATGRQPESLFGHLLLRPVWREGAQVRGPSFERVVQLVALTGMEPKGLSYVVKGMTGSYDTVFLTGTLGDLAHESLELEQRTIRRFRLRLTHGEETRMLERIWELERRGYMGYYFFTDNCASALLFLLNGVLENDRQVRPPGLMWVLPSATLDVLAKLEVLGKAGPAGPLLELIPDAFESTGERAARADKTRREALESLSGHVDARPLSQLLSLHAQLQSREPEVRGEAYAALPRVVTAVLDTATPSARATVRQTLHAYVAHAVRVERAAVDRMDGERLRIERQRLLALKTPVAGSAEAGIRERQRVFEREDALQRKLAVLDRTALLQQALATAPRRPPTPEELKILVRAERTEATFIRATDAQGALNDGVFADVDAVAFLGEDRRRKVADETRWAASALRESGAARTVVSVGVGFPDTGAVRPLVSVRTAGLAEALGDARQHGFQASSELRVLDGELSLEPRWGPPRVVSTDMTLVGYRTLQREPLALRGSAWDSLGWGAEARVATDTARAEPYRATVQAEALVVIDEAARFSRFTAVGVGGLARMHWSQTSLAPAAGPRFSLTHRTGLPGSGANAVRLEAAWAPTWRLGDARLTHEAGAWLQVEWWLGRAGPFGVLLTPRAQARWEGSLAPPSRRDSPAPSTWWSGTSDRRLLVGVELR from the coding sequence GTGAGCCGCCACGGGGTGTGGCTCGTGGTGCTCCTCGCGTTGCCCGCGTGGGCCCGAGCGGACGAGGACTCGCTAGCGGCCCGCGTCCACGCCCTGTCCCGCGTGGGGCTGGTGCTGCGAGACGCCGCGGCACGCGACGCCGTGCTCGTGCGTGAGGTGGAGGCGGGACTCCAGTCCCTGCCTCCCGCGATGCGCCGCTTCCCGGGCGGCCCGCTGGAGCTGGTGCTCCATGCCGAGTCCGCGCCCCTGGGCCTGGGAGACGGAACGGAGACACGCCCCGACTGGTCCGAAGGGCACGCGCGCTTCCATCTCTATCAGTACGCACCGTCGAAGGACCGTCGCGCCACGCTGCGCCTCTCCCGACTGAAGGACGAGGAAGCCGAGCGACTGTGGCGCCGTCGCGCGGTGGTGCACGCGGTGACGCAGCGGTGGGAGGACGTCTTCGCCTGGAGTCGGCAGACACGGTGGCGTCGCTTGTCCGGGTGGATGAAGCCCTTCGAGCGTCCCCTGGTCTGGAAGGAGCAAGCGCGCCTGCACTACGCGGGCGCCTTCAGCCGAGAGCGAGGTCAGCACAGCGCGGCCCTGGACCTGGTGACGTTCGCCGAGGAGCTGTTCGTCCCCGTGGAGTCGCTGCGCGGGGACGCGCTGTCCGTGGACGAACAGGTGCGCTGCCAGGAGTTCTCCAAGACGCGCGCGCTGACGGAGCTGCTGGAGTCCTCGGGCCTGGGCACCGGGTCCGCACGAGCACCCTGCCCCGCCTTCGATGCCTGGGCCGAGCGCGACCTGCTCTCCCACCTCGAGGTGCTCATGGTCGCCGCCACGGGGCGACAGCCCGAGTCCCTCTTCGGACATCTCCTCCTGCGTCCGGTGTGGCGCGAGGGCGCCCAGGTACGCGGCCCCTCCTTCGAGCGTGTGGTGCAACTCGTGGCGCTCACCGGCATGGAGCCCAAGGGCCTGAGCTACGTGGTGAAGGGGATGACGGGGAGCTACGACACCGTCTTCCTCACCGGGACGTTGGGCGACCTCGCGCACGAGTCGCTGGAGCTCGAGCAGCGCACCATCCGCCGCTTCCGCCTGCGCCTGACGCACGGCGAGGAGACGCGGATGCTCGAACGCATCTGGGAGCTCGAGCGTCGCGGGTACATGGGCTACTACTTCTTCACCGACAACTGCGCGAGCGCGCTGCTCTTCCTGCTCAACGGTGTCCTGGAGAACGACCGTCAGGTGCGCCCGCCCGGACTCATGTGGGTCCTGCCCTCGGCCACGCTGGACGTGCTCGCGAAGCTGGAGGTCCTGGGCAAGGCAGGCCCCGCGGGCCCACTCCTGGAGCTCATCCCGGACGCCTTCGAGTCCACGGGAGAGCGCGCCGCGAGAGCGGACAAGACGCGCCGCGAGGCCCTGGAATCGCTCTCCGGACACGTGGACGCGCGACCCCTGTCACAGCTCCTGTCCCTCCACGCGCAGCTGCAGTCCCGCGAGCCCGAGGTCCGGGGTGAGGCCTACGCCGCGCTGCCTCGAGTCGTGACGGCGGTGCTCGACACCGCGACCCCCTCCGCGCGCGCCACCGTGCGCCAGACGCTCCACGCCTACGTGGCCCACGCGGTGCGGGTCGAGCGCGCGGCGGTGGACCGCATGGACGGCGAGCGACTGCGAATCGAGCGTCAGCGACTGCTGGCCCTGAAGACGCCCGTGGCCGGCTCGGCCGAGGCGGGGATTCGCGAGCGCCAGCGGGTCTTCGAGCGAGAGGACGCGCTCCAGCGCAAGCTCGCGGTGCTGGACCGCACGGCGCTGCTGCAACAGGCCCTGGCCACCGCACCCCGTCGTCCGCCGACGCCCGAGGAGCTGAAAATCCTCGTTCGCGCCGAGCGCACCGAGGCCACCTTCATCCGCGCCACCGACGCGCAGGGCGCGCTCAACGACGGTGTGTTCGCGGACGTGGACGCGGTCGCCTTCCTCGGCGAGGACCGTCGTCGCAAGGTGGCGGACGAGACGCGCTGGGCGGCCTCGGCGCTGCGCGAGTCGGGCGCGGCGCGCACGGTGGTGAGCGTGGGCGTGGGCTTCCCCGACACGGGCGCCGTGCGTCCCCTGGTCAGCGTGCGCACCGCGGGCCTCGCGGAGGCGCTGGGAGACGCGCGCCAGCACGGCTTCCAGGCGAGCAGCGAGCTGCGCGTCCTCGACGGCGAGCTGTCCCTGGAGCCGCGCTGGGGACCGCCGCGCGTGGTGTCCACGGACATGACGCTGGTGGGCTACCGCACCCTGCAGCGAGAGCCGCTCGCGTTGCGTGGCTCCGCGTGGGACTCGCTGGGCTGGGGCGCGGAGGCGCGCGTCGCCACGGACACGGCGCGCGCGGAGCCCTACCGCGCCACCGTGCAGGCCGAGGCGCTGGTGGTCATCGACGAGGCGGCGCGCTTCTCGCGCTTCACGGCGGTGGGCGTGGGCGGGCTCGCGCGGATGCACTGGAGCCAGACGTCCCTCGCGCCGGCGGCGGGGCCTCGCTTCTCGCTGACCCACCGCACGGGGCTGCCGGGCTCCGGCGCCAACGCGGTGCGCCTGGAGGCGGCCTGGGCACCCACCTGGCGCCTGGGCGACGCGCGCCTCACGCACGAGGCGGGCGCGTGGCTCCAGGTGGAGTGGTGGCTGGGGCGCGCGGGGCCCTTCGGCGTGCTGCTCACTCCTCGCGCACAGGCCCGCTGGGAGGGCTCACTCGCTCCACCGTCACGTCGGGATTCACCCGCACCGTCGACGTGGTGGTCGGGTACGTCGGACCGACGGCTGCTCGTCGGAGTGGAGTTGCGCTGA